TTCCTTGCAGGCAGAAAGAATGCCAGATTGCTAGCCTTTCTCAGAATCTTAAATTGTAAAATGTCTCTCATTCATATGGCTTTGAACTTGCCATTTAACCTTTAAGCTCTCATATGGTTCCACTTCTGGGCCATTTTAGTTTATCATAACTGATGTATTGGTAAAGGATAAATGTGGACAACATATGCAAAGTAAGAACAAACGATCAAATTTATGCCTTTTGGCTTAGCGTTTCTTCACTggttcatttttaatatttgttttatttgggtACAGTAAGGTTGGAGATTTGTTTCGATCACTTCCtagaattattttaagtttgtaaGAAATATACTTCTAGTACTTGTTCAATACTGCTCTTTNaaaaaaaaaaaaaaaaaaaaaaaaaaaaaaaaaaaaaaaaaaaaaaaaaaaaaaaacatacatgAATCAAGAAATTGGAAAAACGAGCACCCAACTCAACTAAGAAAAGATGATGGGGGAGGAGTTGACTGATTTAGAGAGATCTCCTTCCAACCACTAGTATGGTTATTGAATGGTTATTGAAATCATTAAGTAAAAGTTggatataatttttcaaatgaaaatgtataattattatatgttatttagGAATAATGGAAGAGGGGAAGATCAAGTCTTATTTATGTTCTCGTATAATTAGTAACATACAATGCCTAGCAGCCGATCCATATATATTCAAAGAATAATACAAATCAAACAAAGGGGCGATGATTCGAACCTAAGACCCATAAGTGAAGTTATTCGTGTAATCATGATCAATTGAGCTATCTATGCTCAAACCTACAACAatgcttcaatttcaaaaaaattagaattttagtATTGAAGTGCGCAGCCCCATCATGGTAGTAAAAAGTCTCAAAGCTCTTTGGTTGTTGATTGGTGTTTTCCTACCCACTTCCATCAAGTTGTCCATGAGACAGAAGATGTGCCATGTATTGCTGCCagaatttaaacaaaaaatgagcTATAGTGGTAATTCCCTGGATGTGGACTTCCATTTTGTACAGCCTCACAAACATAGTTAGAGGATATGATAAATATGCACCAGAAAAAGCTCCATTTCTGATCCGAAACATGTGATGATATTCGTTCCATCTTATATATGGCTTTCTTCAAGTGTTCATGTGAGTTTGAGTACTTGTAAGGAACAAGCTGGGCATATAAGCAAGGATATAGTGGTAGTAAGGGGTGTATTTGTTATTAGTCTGGTGTGTATTGGTCATAAATCCGGGTGTTAGGGTTTTCttagaaaagggaaaatgtTTTTGCTTCATTGTCTTAGTGCAGGAATTTTGGGGGACAGCCCTCTCAAAAGACTATATTGGTATTGTAATTTCTATTGATATTGCAATATAGTTCTATTAATGTTTTCTTGTTATTGTGATCCTAACATGTTATATCCTTGGTTTGTTGCATAGCTCGACCTTCATTTCAGAAATAGTTAATGCCCATAATTAGACTACAGTTCATTTAGACAGCATCTTAAAATTTGTATACCTACAGATGGAACAACTATACAACTATAATCACTCCAGCTAATTCCAAACTGGCAATAGAGCTTTATAAATCTTTCTCCCTAGTTGAACAGAGAACAAAGGCTATAAATTATCATAATCTCCTCATTTCATTGTCATCAATGACTTCATAAAAGGGTATTCTTTCATCTTAACAACATTTCTTAACTCTTAACAAAGCAGCAAATTTCAGAGTTTCATGCACTTACATAACTTCCatatgatttgttctcctaaTTCCCACATTGGAATCATTAAACTGAACTAAAAATCTGACCAGAAATCAGTGTAATACAAAACAATTCAACACTCAGCAGGAATCATAATTACGTACCAAACTAGAAAGAGAACAACCAAAAGACGAGGCAAACTTACAGAATGATATGCATAAGGCGATTTTCCTTGACGTTCAAAATGTTTAGCCATGACGCAGAATTCAATTGGACCCCATTCTTCTATTTCAAAACAATTCCCAAGAGCAGCTTTGTACAACTACagcaaacaaaatgaaaattagcaCAAGAGTTGTGAACATCAAAAGAGTATGAAGCCCAAATCAAAGAACGCAAAAACCTTCGTAGTGTCTGTCAAGAGCTCTGTACCAGCAGGGTAAGAAGCATAAAATTGATCCCCTCGAGAATACCCAGCTCTAGTTCTGCAATACCCCGAACAACAATTAGAGAACAAAAAAGTGGACAAAATTAAAGAGCAATGTCTAAACTCACGTATTGCTTGTATAAGCGTAACTCAAAACGGAAACGAAGAGATAGAATCCAGTATAGGACACAAGTCTTCGAAACTTTTGAATCTTTAGGACCTCTTTAGCTCCGTAGTACAGCCCCATATCTGGAAGAACAAAGACCCCTGAACATCAGTAATGAACAAAAGTGGGAGTATAGCTATTATAATCGTCATTACAAGCTCACCAAAATCGAATCGTGAACGAACCTAGGAGTGGGAGCAGGCGAGTAAgattcgagagagagagatcggTGGCGAGGGGAAACCGGAGAAAGGGAGCTGAGAATTAGTGAGAATTTAGGAGCGATTGGGGGCTCGGAACTCGCAAGGGAGAAGGTTCGCAGTTGCGGCTTCAGACTCCcgtttcattttaatttagttgaattttaatatcaaaattgaatataaattggagaaaattataattaaaatcgaAGGCCCAACCCACTGGAAGCCAAGCCCATGGGCCAAGCGCCCGTAAGgctgggtttttctttttacattttaaattaggtttttctttttacattttaaattaggtttttattttctttttacaaacGTTGCCgctaaatgaaattaaattgacaTGTCAGTTGCATTgcatcattcttcttctttattctttattgtatttaaattatgtcGTTCAAGATATACTAAGGTAGAATGCGACTATGAAGTTACATAACTATTATGTTTCCTCTTTGCTTATAACCtataacattattttcttcatttctctaaCTTAGCTTCCAAATTCTCTTTCCTCTTAAAGTGGGGCCAGAGGGGCTTCGATATGTAGTCAAGCCAAAAACTATATGATTTTTGAGTTGGCTGATTCACTTAGTGATGAGAGTGAACGCCGTACAAATGTTGTGTAACACCATGCATACAATAATGTTGGTCCAATAAGtatactaattattttttattttattaaacttcTACACCACtcatgatattttaaaacaatctACCTTAAAACCTATTATAATTAACAACCgctcaaattttgaaatttaaattttaggtgagagagagagagagtgagagtaAATGGCGCATATTCTATgtttagaaattataattaagtTATCATATACATTCTACATTTACGCTAGTGgtaatacaaatttataaataaattattgaggTAAACATTTCCTATTTTTAATGGCCACCTAAGAAAAGGAACTTAAATTTGTGGGTCCAATAATTGAAggattaaatattttggttATGTTTACATTTATAGAAGGTTGTTTGAGTTATGATTCCCAAAAATGTCACaatctttaaaacaataaaaaactGAAGTGTTTTAAGGCCCTAAAAGACAGCCATGAACCAATTCAAAGGCCAACCATTATAATCGCAGCTTTCTGCTGGCTTTCCTAAAAAATTCTAGCCTCTACTTTTTCATTCCTATGAATACATCCAATTCTCGCCCTTTTCTTGTTCACATTATAAATAGGACAGCTTCAGGTTTGAATATCCAAGTCAAGAATTATTGGTTGTACGTTCATGATGAGGACATTGAGATGCTCTAGCCTTTTCGTCCTTGTTGTGTTCTTCGTAGGATGCCTTGGCCTCGAAGAAAACAAGGAGGAAAAGGTTTTTGattgaatataatttatgaggcattttggtgtttcttttcttgtctGATCATCCTGTGCTCGTGTTTTTTGCAGAAACATTTCATTGTCTTTCTGGAGAATCAACCTGTTCTGAGTGAGGTTGACGCAGTAGACAATCATCTCAATGTCCTCATGTCACTCAAGGAAAGGTGGGTCTTGTTATGTTATTCtgaaaccaaaccaaatcctAAAATCATTCCATTTTTAAACCCTTTCCTTTTACAGCCATGTGGAGGCAAAGGAGGCGATGGTGTATAGCTACACCAAAAGCTTCAATGCTTTTGCAGCCAAGCTTACAGAACAGGAAGCCAACACATTGTCAAGTAATGAATTGGACTTCCATTTTTTACTCATTAATTTCCCAacctttctttcatttttatatatatgaatgGGTTTGATGTAGAGAGGGGCGATGTGACTCATGTGATCCCGAGCAGACGTAGAGAGATTCAAACCACCCGATCATGGGACTTCATTGGATTTCCTTCCAATGCAAAAAG
This genomic window from Cucurbita pepo subsp. pepo cultivar mu-cu-16 chromosome LG01, ASM280686v2, whole genome shotgun sequence contains:
- the LOC111795941 gene encoding uncharacterized protein LOC111795941: MGLYYGAKEVLKIQKFRRLVSYTGFYLFVSVLSYAYTSNTTRAGYSRGDQFYASYPAGTELLTDTTKLYKAALGNCFEIEEWGPIEFCVMAKHFERQGKSPYAYHSQYMAHLLSHGQLDGSG